The Thermodesulfobacteriota bacterium genome contains the following window.
TGAAAGCCTTTCAGAATTTGGGTTTTTGGTTTCGTCACCATCTGTATACCCTTATTCTAAAGGCTTTTCCAGCTTTTTTAGATGGTTATTACTACTTTTTTTCGCTCAATTGGGGTATAAATTATAAAAAAGAGACCTTACAACTTAATTTTTCACTAAAGTCGGAAGCAATTAATGCCGATAAGTAAATAATAGAAAATCCATGGACTGAAAGGCTGGTTTAAATGAACGACGTGGAATATTGTTGCGAATGTGATGAACCGATTACCTCTGACCCCATCTATGATGAGTCGGTCACAGGAGATGAAATTGGTCCACTTTGCAAAAAATGCCACAAAAATTTAATGGACGAGGGGATAGTCGAAAGAGGTGTACATATTAAACATTTTCATGGATAGTCACCCAGGGCCATACTAAAGGTGCACTCAAAAATACCTTTACAGTCTAGGATCTTTGCAAAATGGCATGGTTAGACCTTCAATCAGCTTCTTAACCTTCTGGACTCATAGCCTCTCAGCCTTTATTCCTTCTCAGCGTTTATGGTCTAACAGCACGCACCCACCCGCACTTACCCAGGTTGACTCCCCGCCTTGTATAAACATTTTCGCGCTTCGAAGTTACAATTAAAGCCTTTTTATGATGTCCTTTGATAAAAATCTCAGATGTCCAGTACCATGTTGCTCTTTTATCGGGGAAGGAAGGTTCCTTTTTATAAAGACTTGCCAGCTCGCTTGCATCCGGCAATCTCCAGTCCCTGTATCCTCCGGTTTTAAGACTGTTCACATATTTTTGGGCAGATTTATAATCGAGGCATTTATTTAGTGCCGCTCTGGAATCCAATAAACACCACTTTAGACCGGTGTTTGTATCAGTAAAGGTGCCGTCATTATCTGAAACATAGCGCCTGCCGGTTTTATTCAGCATTGTTTTAATTTTATCCCTTTCTCTTTTTATCCGGTCTTTTTCTCTTTGTATTTGGGCCTGTTGCCTGCTGTGCTGTTTTTCTGACTGCTGATGTTTTAAAGAGAGGTTTCTATTTTTCAGGCGCGATAGTATGGGTTTTGCATAGTCAATATATGGCCCTGAAGAAGTATAACTAATATAGTTTTCCAACGCATATATTCTTTCAGCTAAACTATGTTGCTCATTTTTACTGTATTTAAGAACGGTTTCCCATTTTTTAATTTCGTCTATCTTTTTCGCTATTTTGGACAGTTCGTTATTTATCTCGTCTTTTTTATCAGTGTCAGGATGTTTTGCGAGAAAGCTGTAATAAGCCTTTCTAGCTAGCCAATAATTTTTTCCAGCTCGTTTGATATGAGCCATCAAAAAATCGTAGTCCTTTTGTTCCTGTAACTTTGTTTTCAACTCGAATACTTCGTCTAAATGGTAGTTGTTTTTGAATATATCGATAAACCTGGTGCACAGCTCAATACCCCTGTCCCATTGTTTCTGCTGCTCAATAAGATCAACTTCTCTTATTAGGTAGTCATAATACTCTTCCCCGGTATCTGCAATTAATTCCTCCACCGCGCTGACGTGTTGACCACCGGGATGCTTTGAGAGATAGGACAGGTAAGCATCAATACGCTTACCATACTCGCTTTGGGCAACTCCGGCCAATTGTTTATATTCTATGTCATCGATCAAACTGGGTATTTGTGCAATTTTAAGTTGAATTTCTTCAGCAAAAGTTCCTTCGGGATACTTTGAAAGATATTCGGTATAGATGGCAGTGGCTTTTTTTTCGTAACTTGAGTCAATGGAAAGCTTTGCAACATTTTTTAGGGTCGATTGAAAATCCTGTTCTTCCATAAGATGTTGAATTTCCCATATCTTCTCTTTTAATTCTTCAGTGTAAGCATTCGGGGGGTGAGAATTAACATATTCTTCCAGCAGCATCTCCTTTTCTTCCAAGGTGCTTAGCTCTTCGGTCTGCACAAGAAGATTTTTATATTCATTTTTTAACCGACCCTGTTTTATGACACGAACTGAAAACACAGCACCCACGGCAATAAAAATAAGCACCACAAACACCATGGCGGAAACCAGCAACAATTTTTTTATACCGGGTTTTTGCACCGAACCAAGAAATTTTTTATAGCGTTCATCGGTGGGTTTTTGCTTTTCATCAGCCCGACCGGCTCTTCCAAAAGCCCTGCGGTCCTGAGAGCCTTCATTTCTGACCTTTAGAGCTTCTGATAAAATTTGCAAAAGTCCCTGGTTAATTTCGTTTGATTTTTTTCTGCTTTTCTCCCTGAGCTCAACCGCAGTGTTTTTCCAGCTTATTATTTCGTAAGCCGCCGCCTTGTTTTTTAGTCTGCCGGTTTCGGCAGCAATTAGTTCGCCCTGCAACATATATAAGCGCCCGCTCTTTCCGGCCGATTTTATTTCCAAGGTACATGAAATTTTCTCAAACATGGCCATTTTGAGAAAGGAGGCTAAGCTTATCCCATAAATCCGTCCTTCTTTTTCTTCATCAAACGCTTTGAATATCTTTTCATTTAAGACATTTGTTTTTACCAGTTTTTCAAGATCATTATAATCTTTTTTCGACATTTTGTTGCTGACGTATCCAAGATGCACGGTTATGTTGACAGGCGTTTTGCTCCATGGCCACAGTGCTCCATAAAAAAATCCTTCTTTGGTTTTTTTTAAAAACAGAGACTGCTCATTACGAATCCCACGCAGGTATTTAATGGCTGGATTAAAACGCAAAGATATGGGCATGGATGTGCCGGAGGCTTTTCGCGGAGGACCAAAAAAAGCTTCAAGCTTTTTTTCCAGGGTGCTGATGTCCCTGCCTTTTGATACAGCCTGGTAGAGGCTTCGGGTTGCATCATAAGCAGTTTTTTCCATTTGAGGTAATTCATCGAGAAATCTGACCAGCTTTAAAAATTTTATGGTTGAATTGAGATCATTTTTAAGCCTTATAAGTTCCTGGCTTTCAATCGCTGCCTGTGCTGCAATCGGTCTTTTACCCATTATCGGTATCTCCTGTGAAATAAATTGCCTCTAAGTATTGATAATTAATACCGTGTTATTCTATAATAACTTTTTTTTAGAATCAAGCATCCCGATAAAAAATATTGATTACACCAAATAATAATTTTGCTTTATCCAATCGGAAATACAAAAAATCTAAAACTTGACACCAATGTACAATTTTCTTATGTTCCCTTCGCGCCAATTAACTGTATATCATAAAAACTATTCTTTATCTATCAGGTAACAGACTGCTACAAGGAGAATAACTATGCACCTAACATTCTACGGGGCTGTTCGAGAAGTGACCGGATCAATGCATCTTCTCACTACGGGAAACGACAGGATACTGTTTGACTGCGGCATGTTTCAGGGTAGAAGGAAAGAAGCGGCAGAGAAAAACAGGGTGATGCCGTTTGACCCGGGAATTATTTCTACATGTGTACTTTCACATGCACATATAGACCATTCGGGACGCATTCCCTTGCTGACCCGGCATAATTTTATCGGCCGTGTGATCTGTACCCGATCAACCGCAGCGGCTTGCGAATACCTTCTCCCTGACTCCGGTCACATTCAGGAATCGGATGCCGACTATCTTAATTACAAAACCGTTCGCTCAGCACTAACACGAATGAAAAATTCATCAAAAGGAAAAAAGAAGGGAAGAAAGGAAAAGGAAGAAATAGCAAAACTCTTAAAAAAGAACCGGCATAAACTTAACACTGAAGCCATTAATAATCTGATTGTAAAATACCATCTGGACGGTGTTCAACCCCTTTATTCAACAGCTGATGCGGAACAAGCCCTGACTTTTTTTGATGGCTATCCATACAATCACCCAATATCCATCGGCAAGAATGTGACTTGCACACTATACGATGCCGGGCATATTCTCGGTTCCTCAATTTCCATCATAAAGGTAAAGGAAAACGGGCATCCCTATACTATTTGTTATACAGGCGATATCGGTAGATTTGACAAGCCGATTCTCAATGACCCCACCTTGGATTTTTCACAGGAAGATAGAGAAGTGGATTTACTGATCATGGAAAGTACTTATGGAAACCGTATCCATGAACCGGTAATCGATCTAAAACCTCACTTGAAAAAAGTAATTGTGGACACATATAACCGGGGAGGAAGCATTATAATTCCTTCATTTGCATTTGGTCGAACACAGGAGCTTTTATACTTTCTCCATGAATTTTATAATGAAAATGAAGTGCCAAGACTTCCCGTGTACGTTGACAGTCCTCTGGCAACAAAGATTACCCGTGTCTTCGGGGAACACCCTGAAGTCTATGACCAGGAAACACATGAAACCTTTCTTGAACATGGACAAAATCCGTTTTCTTTTGAACAGATTCATTTTGTCAAGTCGGTAGAAGAGTCGATGGCGCTAAACCGGGAAGAAAAACCGCATATTGTTATTTCAGCCTCGGGAATGTGTGAAGCCGGACGCATACTGCATCATCTGCGTTTTAAGATCCATAACAGTAAAAACACGATCCTTATTGTTGGCTATATGGCCATGCATACCTTAGGCAGGCGTATTCTGGAACAGGGAGGTTCGTATGAAAAATCAGGTAGAAATGGATCGCCTCCGGTGGTTAAATTTTTCAATAAAGAGTATCCTTTAAAAGCACATGTCGTCAGGCTTGGTGGATTCAGCGCACATGGGGATAAAAATGAGATGCTCCATTTCCTCAAAAAATCGAATCTAAAAATAAAACAAATTGCCGTGGTGCACGGGGAAGAAGATCAATCCGTTGCTTTTGCCGAGCTTCTAAACAGCGAAGGTTTTGCTGCCTTTGTTCCCAAGCAGGGTGAAACCATACAGATACAACCTTGACGTTTACCAAGGTAAATTTATTTTTGAAATGCACCCTAAGCTGGATAGATAAAAAACAACAACCATGGACAGGCGTATGTTAAAATCCGATATGTTGCTTTTTCTTACCTCATTTATATGGGGATTGGGCTTTGTGGCTCAACGAGTCGGTATGGATTTTGTGGGGCCCTTTACCTTTAACAGTATCCGTTTTGCTTTGGGAAGCCTAGTCCTCGTCCCCCTGATATTGTTGAAGAAAAAACCATTGGTTTCTTGCAATGATATCCGGCCGATTAACCGACTTAAAATGAAATTATTAAGCGGGGCTCTGGCAGGACTTGTTCTTTTCGCAGCAGCGTCTTTCCAGCAGATGGGCCTGGTCTATACGACTGCCGGAAATGCCGGATTTATTACCGGTTTGTATGTAGTGATTGTACCCA
Protein-coding sequences here:
- a CDS encoding DUF1566 domain-containing protein, with the translated sequence MGKRPIAAQAAIESQELIRLKNDLNSTIKFLKLVRFLDELPQMEKTAYDATRSLYQAVSKGRDISTLEKKLEAFFGPPRKASGTSMPISLRFNPAIKYLRGIRNEQSLFLKKTKEGFFYGALWPWSKTPVNITVHLGYVSNKMSKKDYNDLEKLVKTNVLNEKIFKAFDEEKEGRIYGISLASFLKMAMFEKISCTLEIKSAGKSGRLYMLQGELIAAETGRLKNKAAAYEIISWKNTAVELREKSRKKSNEINQGLLQILSEALKVRNEGSQDRRAFGRAGRADEKQKPTDERYKKFLGSVQKPGIKKLLLVSAMVFVVLIFIAVGAVFSVRVIKQGRLKNEYKNLLVQTEELSTLEEKEMLLEEYVNSHPPNAYTEELKEKIWEIQHLMEEQDFQSTLKNVAKLSIDSSYEKKATAIYTEYLSKYPEGTFAEEIQLKIAQIPSLIDDIEYKQLAGVAQSEYGKRIDAYLSYLSKHPGGQHVSAVEELIADTGEEYYDYLIREVDLIEQQKQWDRGIELCTRFIDIFKNNYHLDEVFELKTKLQEQKDYDFLMAHIKRAGKNYWLARKAYYSFLAKHPDTDKKDEINNELSKIAKKIDEIKKWETVLKYSKNEQHSLAERIYALENYISYTSSGPYIDYAKPILSRLKNRNLSLKHQQSEKQHSRQQAQIQREKDRIKRERDKIKTMLNKTGRRYVSDNDGTFTDTNTGLKWCLLDSRAALNKCLDYKSAQKYVNSLKTGGYRDWRLPDASELASLYKKEPSFPDKRATWYWTSEIFIKGHHKKALIVTSKRENVYTRRGVNLGKCGWVRAVRP
- a CDS encoding MBL fold metallo-hydrolase, with the translated sequence MHLTFYGAVREVTGSMHLLTTGNDRILFDCGMFQGRRKEAAEKNRVMPFDPGIISTCVLSHAHIDHSGRIPLLTRHNFIGRVICTRSTAAACEYLLPDSGHIQESDADYLNYKTVRSALTRMKNSSKGKKKGRKEKEEIAKLLKKNRHKLNTEAINNLIVKYHLDGVQPLYSTADAEQALTFFDGYPYNHPISIGKNVTCTLYDAGHILGSSISIIKVKENGHPYTICYTGDIGRFDKPILNDPTLDFSQEDREVDLLIMESTYGNRIHEPVIDLKPHLKKVIVDTYNRGGSIIIPSFAFGRTQELLYFLHEFYNENEVPRLPVYVDSPLATKITRVFGEHPEVYDQETHETFLEHGQNPFSFEQIHFVKSVEESMALNREEKPHIVISASGMCEAGRILHHLRFKIHNSKNTILIVGYMAMHTLGRRILEQGGSYEKSGRNGSPPVVKFFNKEYPLKAHVVRLGGFSAHGDKNEMLHFLKKSNLKIKQIAVVHGEEDQSVAFAELLNSEGFAAFVPKQGETIQIQP